The following coding sequences lie in one Sorghum bicolor cultivar BTx623 chromosome 6, Sorghum_bicolor_NCBIv3, whole genome shotgun sequence genomic window:
- the LOC8066814 gene encoding BTB/POZ and MATH domain-containing protein 2, with protein MANNSTSPVNHGQCLSDTWSRCVTGTVTAAHTFELTNFSLLEGSMGIGKYVDSSTFSVGGHDWNIRVYPDGWKEDDDDYVSVFLNLERGAVGVRVKYSMSSLDKHGHVSKVRDDIHTFEWTNGFRGWSKYMDKCKLQPLLDLNNDCFTIRCDLTVNQDPRTEAVASTIVVPQPNLQQHFEHMLKDGRGTDVTFSVAGELFRAHRCVLAARSLVFQAELFGPVKEEATQPIRIDDMEPTIFEALLHFIYTDRCNVGENVAMQHLLVAADRYGLDRLKAICEDKLCHAIDVETVATTITLAEQHQSVQLKDGCLRFIIASRDVLGAVMKTEGFKHLVASCPLVLKEILDKMAGAK; from the coding sequence ATGGCTAACAATTCCACCTCCCCAGTTAACCATGGCCAGTGCCTATCCGACACTTGGTCGAGGTGTGTGACAGGGACTGTCACCGCAGCGCACACCTTCGAGTTGACCAATTTCTCGCTCCTCGAAGGCAGCATGGGTATCGGCAAGTACGTCGATTCCAGCACTTTCAGCGTCGGCGGCCATGACTGGAACATCAGGGTCTACCCCGATGGATGGaaggaggatgatgatgattatgTGTCAGTCTTCTTAAATCTCGAAAGAGGAGCAGTTGGTGTGAGGGTGAAGTACAGTATGAGTTCACTGGACAAACATGGCCATGTATCCAAGGTACGAGACGACATTCACACCTTCGAGTGGACCAACGGCTTTCGGGGTTGGAGCAAGTACATGGACAAATGCAAGCTGCAACCGCTGCTGGATCTCAACAATGATTGCTTTACAATCAGATGCGATTTGACCGTCAACCAGGATCCTCGAACGGAAGCTGTTGCAAGCACCATCGTAGTTCCACAGCCGAACTTGCAGCAGCATTTTGAGCACATGCTGAAGGACGGCAGAGGAACAGACGTGACGTTCAGCGTGGCCGGCGAACTGTTCCGTGCCCACCGATGTGTGCTGGCCGCACGGTCTCTGGTGTTCCAGGCCGAGCTCTTCGGTCCAGTGAAGGAAGAAGCTACGCAGCCAATCAGGATCGACGACATGGAGCCTACCATCTTTGAGGCGCTTCTTCACTTCATCTACACAGATAGATGCAACGTTGGTGAAAATGTGGCGATGCAGCACCTGCTGGTCGCCGCAGATCGATATGGGCTGGATAGGCTGAAGGCGATCTGCGAGGACAAGCTGTGCCATGCCATTGATGTGGAGACGGTTGCTACCACCATCACCCTAGCGGAGCAGCACCAGTCCGTGCAGCTCAAGGATGGCTGCCTCAGGTTTATCATCGCTTCCCGTGACGTGCTTGGTGCTGTTATGAAGACAGAAGGGTTTAAGCATCTCGTCGCAAGCTGCCCTTTGGTGTTGAAGGAGATATTAGACAAGATGGCCGGAGCTAAATAA
- the LOC110436505 gene encoding BTB/POZ and MATH domain-containing protein 2-like: MQRIEPAIFEALLQFLYTDSIPPPGDDDDDCGGGAHQEDNVTSQHLLTAADQHGVDMLRLTCEVRLCRSIDLLTVGTTLALAERHHCIQLKDACLEFIASQDMELSHIRPTCEPGAPTIVPVLASATGDTARACTSVQRRALHDCSLQLGSADTSKC, translated from the exons ATGCAGCGCATAGAGCCTGCCATCTTTGAGGCGCTTCTTCAGTTTCTCTACACTGATTCTATTCCACCGCCGggtgacgatgacgacgactgTGGTGGTGGTGCTCATCAGGAGGATAATGTGACGTCGCAGCACTTGTTGACTGCAGCAGATCAGCACGGGGTCGACATGCTAAGGCTTACGTGCGAAGTGAGGCTTTGCCGCAGCATCGACTTGCTAACTGTTGGCACAACTCTAGCTTTGGCAGAGCGACACCACTGCATCCAGCTCAAGGATGCTTGTCTCGAGTTCATTGCCTCACAAGATATG GAGCTCTCCCACATCAGGCCGACGTGTGAGCCGGGGGCGCCCACGATCGTGCCGGTGCTCGCCTCTGCGACCGGAGACACAGCTCGCGCGTGCACTTCGGTGCAGCGGCGCGCGCTACATGACTGCAGCTTGCAGCTTGGTTCAGCTGACACATCTAAATGCTGA
- the LOC8066815 gene encoding quinone oxidoreductase-like protein 2 homolog: MEALVVRRLGDPTLAPGGEASPFAAVSGDHPVPEISSPTAVRVRVAATSLNFATFLQVQGKYQERPPLPFVPGSDYSGVVDAVGPGVRGLRPGDRVCSFTGLGSFADFIVAEEKQLFLVPDGCDLVTAGALPVAFGTSHLALVHRAQLKAGQVLLVLGAAGGVGVSAVQIGKVCGAVVIAVARGAEKSEYLKSIGADHVVDSSKDNVVESAKSFLKARGLKGVDVLYDPVGGKLTQDSLKLLSWGAHILVIGFASGDVPVIRANIALVKNWTVHGLYWGSYLIHRPRVLIDSLNELLSWLSKGLIKVQISHCYRLVEAHLAFSALRDRKAVGKVMIVMGPSAVSRL, translated from the exons ATGGAGGCGCTCGTTGTTCGGCGGCTGGGCGACCCGACGCTGGCCCCCGGCGGCGAAGCCTCCCCGTTCGCCGCGGTCTCTGGGGATCATCCTGTGCCGGAAATCTCGTCGCCAACGGCAGTTAGAGTGCGAGTCGCGGCGACCAGCCTCAACTTCGCCACGTTCCTCCAGGTGCAGGGCAAGTACCAGGAGCGGCCCCCGCTGCCGTTCGTGCCTGGATCCGACTACTCTGGCGTGGTCGACGCAGTCGGGCCCGGCGTGCGTGGGCTCCGGCCCGGCGATCGCGTCTGCTCCTTTACCGGCCTCGGGTCCTTCGCTGACTTCATCGTCGCCGAGGAGAAGCAGCT ATTTTTAGTGCCTGATGGATGCGACCTGGTCACAGCTGGGGCTTTACCTGTTGCATTTGGTACATCACATCTGGCCCTTGTTCACCGAGCCCAATTGAAGGCTGGCCAG GTGCTACTTGTTCTTGGTGCTGCTGGTGGTGTCGGGGTATCTGCTGTGCAAATAGGAAAAGTTTGTGGTGCTGTTGTTATTGCAGTTGCTAG GGGGGCTGAGAAATCGGAATATCTCAAGTCCATAGGAGCTGATCATGTAGTTGACTCAAGCAAGGATAATGTTGTCGAAAGTGCCAAGTCCTTCTTAAAGGCTAGAGGCTTGAAAGGCGTTGATGTTTTATATGACCCAGTCGGGGGGAAACTAACTCAGGATAGCCTGAAACTTCTCAGTTGGGGTGCACACATTCTTGTCATCGGATTTGCCAGTGGTGATGTTCCAGTTATTCGAGCAAATATTGCTCTTGTTAAG AACTGGACAGTTCATGGTTTGTACTGGGGAAGCTACTTAATTCATCGGCCACGAGTGCTCATTGATTCCCTCAATGAACTCTTGTCGTGGCTTTCAAAGGGTCTGATAAAAGTTCAAATTTCACACTGCTACAGACTTGTTGAG GCCCATCTTGCGTTCTCTGCCCTGAGAGATAGGAAGGCGGTTGGCAAAGTGATGATTGTAATGGGCCCCTCAGCAGTATCAAGGCTCTGA
- the LOC8074733 gene encoding BTB/POZ and MATH domain-containing protein 2 has translation MAGDTNSSSSANPSLLPATSSRCLTHDYKVTNFSLLVGIGQVVASSTFSAGGCDWSIRFFPDGDNETPEEAASFTAVYLCLVAGPAGTRVRYKFTLLDDRGRRVSTKTGKRRRRKKGKETAADLTRTSTSTYPYVGAMWGTNRFFDRSVLEELLRDSNDSFTIRCAVAVIRTRTEDDVVIEVPESVLRHDLARMLRDGDGADVTFIVGNRFFRAHRYVLAARSMVFKAQLFGAMTKEAQQQRGVDGARCIIKVDDMDPAAFAGLLHYIYTDSLADDCTAGRVVVAQHLLVAADRYGLDRLRVLCEARLCGWIDVQSVATTLALAERHQCAKLREACLRFLSWPDMLRAAVKTEGFGHLIASYPSVASDILDKVVSARVDDH, from the coding sequence ATGGCTGGTGATACCAACTCCTCATCTTCAGCTAACCCATCGCTGCTGCCCGCGACGTCGTCGAGATGCCTGACGCACGACTACAAGGTGACCAACTTCTCCCTGCTCGTGGGCATCGGCCAGGTCGTTGCCTCGAGCACCTTCAGCGCCGGCGGCTGCGACTGGAGCATCAGGTTCTTCCCCGACGGCGACAACGAGACTCCTGAAGAGGCAGCCTCTTTCACGGCGGTCTACCTGTGCCTTGTGGCAGGACCGGCCGGTACCAGGGTCAGGTACAAATTCACTCTCCTCGACGACAGAGGTCGCCGAGTGTCGACCAAGAcagggaagaggaggaggaggaagaagggaaaAGAGACCGCCGCCGACTTGACGAGAACCTCAACCTCCACCTACCCCTATGTCGGTGCCATGTGGGGCACCAACAGGTTCTTCGACAGATCCGTGCTGGAGGAGCTGCTGCGGGACTCCAACGACAGCTTCACGATCCGGTGCGCCGTGGCCGTGATCCGGACGCGCACGGAGGACGACGTCGTCATCGAGGTCCCGGAGTCGGTCCTCCGCCACGACCTGGCGCGCATGCTCAGGGACGGCGACGGCGCCGACGTGACGTTCATCGTCGGCAACCGGTTCTTCCGCGCGCACCGCTACGTCCTGGCCGCCCGCTCCATGGTGTTCAAGGCGCAGCTCTTCGGCGCCATGACGAAGGAGGCCCAGCAGCAGCGCGGGGTCGACGGCGCGCGGTGCATCATCAAGGTGGACGACATGGATCCCGCCGCCTTCGCGGGGCTCCTCCACTACATCTACACGGACTCGCTCGCCGACGACTGCACCGCGGGGAGGGTCGTGGTGGCGCAGCACCTGCTCGTCGCCGCGGACCGGTACGGGCTCGACAGGCTGAGGGTGCTGTGCGAGGCGAGGCTGTGCGGCTGGATCGACGTGCAGTCGGTGGCGACCACATTGGCGTTGGCCGAGCGGCACCAGTGCGCCAAGCTCAGAGAAGCTTGCCTGAGGTTCCTGTCCTGGCCAGACATGCTTCGCGCTGCCGTGAAAACGGAGGGGTTCGGCCATCTCATTGCGAGCTACCCTTCGGTTGCCAGCGATATCTTGGACAAGGTCGTCTCGGCAAGAGTTGATGATCATTGA